A genomic window from Prunus persica cultivar Lovell chromosome G2, Prunus_persica_NCBIv2, whole genome shotgun sequence includes:
- the LOC18787613 gene encoding uncharacterized protein At2g29880 has translation MRHSSGFGWDSISKKFTATEEVWQDYFKSHPSQVHLQRDTFADYEDLVIAIGNGTAAGKNSIGLGDDTNARTYEVGESRTTRLQDTNEAFVPSQNETSYQSLSSGNFISSPFVDTNLEAPLEKLPQRKKPKTESEANNSVETLTRAELVEKVYVGMDSIAAITTEIRGMHSLMGGEREREREREREREREREREREREREKTNNVWDAIKETPNLDNRARYKALGLVHKLGMKNAFLKMLLKECSEWILYNME, from the exons ATGCGTCATAGTTCTGGATTTGGGTGGGACTCCATCTCAAAGAAATTCACAGCTACTGAAGAAGTATGGCAAGATTACTTTAAA TCTCATCCAAGTCAAGTGCATCTTCAAAGAGATACATTTGCAGACTATGAGGATTTGGTAATTGCAATTGGCAATGGAACAGCTGCTGGGAAAAACTCAATTGGACTTGGTGATGATACTAATGCTAGAACGTATGAAGTTGGAGAAAGTAGGACTACTAGATTGCAGGATACCAATGAGGCATTTGTACCAAGTCAAAATGAAACATCATACCAATCTTTGTCGTCTGGTAATTTTATTTCATCACCTTTTGTGGACACAAATTTGGAGGCTCCATTAGAAAAGCTCCctcaaagaaagaaacctaAAACTGAGTCTGAAGCAAATAATTCAGTTGAGACCTTAACTCGAGCTGAACTGGTTGAAAAAGTTTATGTGGGCATGGATTCAATTGCTGCAATTACCACTGAAATTCGAGGAATGCATAGCCTAatggggggagagagagagagagagagagagagagagagagagagagagagagagagagagagagagagagagagagagagagagaaaaccaacAATGTTTGGGATGCTATCAAGGAGACTCCGAACTTGGATAATCGGGCTCGTTACAAAGCACTTGGGCTGGTTCATAAGTTGGGAATGAAAAATGCATTCTTGAAAATGTTACTTAAAGAGTGCTCAGAGTGGATACTATACAATATGGAATGA
- the LOC18785953 gene encoding LRR receptor-like serine/threonine-protein kinase ERL2 — translation MTLTNIDHEKQIYCFKVFRSFLVVLLLRMNNPCIGCSEREMQALLTLKQGLVGDDSDRLLSWGREAQNRNCCQWEGVYCSSNQTGHVVELDLEDQSLQGKISPELVKLQHLEYLNLRFNNLSRSQIPDFIGSLSNLRHLDLSSANFGGEIPNQLGNLTHLQYLDLSSPGLPENSIHAKNLNWLPSLSGLKHLDLSSTNLSDVVGWLEAVNMLPKLTNLILDGCNLPPIIFSVAIINSSNSLVHVDLSRNNLNSSIFQWLSGTHTNLVYLDLSMNYFRGSSIPAAFGNMSSLEYLIIYGSELEGGFPNSFAKLCRLRYLELFRNSLSGQLTKFVEILSECDQNTLEYLDISYNKDIVGSLPDLTNFLSLKHLFLGGNNLSGRIPESIGRMSELETIHFAWNSLEGVISETHFSKLSKLSYLDLSSNSLLLNFSFDWIPPFQLQGIKLKSCKMWPSSFPKWLQTQKNYTSLDISDAGISDTIPSWFWDLSQKLEDMDISHNQMRGTVGNTRLEYAQYLNLSWNQLKGPLPSVLSKVAALDLSHNNFSGAASFLCASKDSNLTFLDLSSNQLGEGLSSWLYDDEASLTWKGVRSKYQSTLGLVKSIDLSSNKLTGEIPSEITDLVGLVSLNLSRNQLTGQIPSRIGMLQELDSLDLSRNHINGRIPNSLSRIDRIGYLDLLENELSGKIPIGTQLQSFGPSSYGGNPLLCGLPLLRTCNEEEKGPGQTVLVNQEDKDGLITQGFYISLGLGFAVGFWGVFGTLLFNRSCRYTYFNFWTCFTNWLYVKVEIIRQRMPNTR, via the exons ATGACTCTAACTAACATTGATCATGAGAAGCAAATATACTGCTTCAAAGTCTTCCGTTCTTTTCTTGTGGTGCTTTTACTACGCATGAACAATCCTTGCATTGGATGCAGTGAGAGGGAAATGCAAGCCCTCCTTACACTCAAACAAGGCCTTGTGGGTGACGACAGCGATCGCCTCCTTTCATGGGGAAGAGAAGCCCAAAACAGAAATTGTTGCCAATGGGAAGGAGTCTACTGTAGCAGCAACCAAACTGGCCATGTTGTTGAGCTTGATCTTGAAGACCAATCTTTGCAAGGTAAGATTAGTCCTGAACTCGTGAAGTTGCAACATTTGGAATATTTGAACCTTCGTTTCAATAATTTGAGTCGGAGCCAAATTCCAGATTTCATTGGATCTCTGAGCAATTTAAGACACCTCGACCTCTCTTCTGCTAATTTTGGAGGTGAAATTCCAAACCAACTTGGAAACCTTACACACTTGCAATATCTCGATCTCAGCTCTCCTGGCCTCCCTGAGAACTCTATTCATGCAAAAAACCTCAACTGGCTTCCTAGTCTTTCAGGTCTTAAACACTTGGACCTAAGTTCCACTAATCTCAGTGATGTTGTTGGTTGGCTGGAAGCAGTTAATATGCTTCCTAAACTAACAAACTTGATATTAGATGGGTGTAATCTTCCTCCAATTATATTCTCTGTTGCTATCATAAATTCTTCTAACTCTCTTGTTCATGTTGATCTCTCCCGCAACAATCTCAACTCTTCAATCTTCCAATGGTTGTCCGGTACTCATACCAACCTTGTTTATCTTGATCTCTCTATGAACTATTTCAGAGGTTCCTCAATTCCTGCAGCTTTTGGAAACATGAGCTCTCTTGAATATCTTATTATATATGGTAGCGAACTTGAAGGAGGGTTCCCAAATTCCTTTGCCAAGCTATGTAGGCTGCGATACTTGGAGCTTTTTAGAAATAGTCTTAGTGGACAACTTACAAAATTTGTTGAAATATTGTCAGAATGCGATCAAAACACATTAGAATATTTGGATATCTCTTACAATAAGGACATTGTAGGTTCATTGCCTGATCTTACGAACTTCTTATCATTGAAACACTTGTTTCTAGGGGGCAATAACTTAAGTGGAAGAATACCTGAAAGTATTGGACGGATGTCCGAGCTGGAGACTATTCATTTTGCTTGGAATTCTTTAGAGGGAGTGATTTCAGAAACTCATTTTTCAAAACTCTCCAAATTAAGTTATTTGGATTTATCATCTAACTCACTACTTTTAAACTTCAGTTTTGATTGGATTCCTCCCTTCCAATTGCAAGGCATTAAGTTGAAGTCTTGTAAGATGTGGCCGTCGTCTTTCCCAAAATggcttcaaactcaaaaaaattatacatcgCTTGACATTTCTGATGCTGGAATTTCTGATACCATTCCAAGTTGGTTTTGGGATTTGTCACAAAAATTAGAGGATATGGATATCTCTCACAATCAAATGAGAGGGACAGTTGGAAATACTAGATTGGAGTATGCACAGTACCTAAATTTGAGTTGGAACCAATTGAAGGGTCCACTCCCTTCAGTTCTATCTAAAGTTGCAGCTCTAGATCTCTCCCATAATAACTTTTCAGGGGCAGCTTCTTTTTTGTGTGCATCCAAGGATAGTAATTTAACCTTTCTTGATCTCTCAAGCAATCAG TTGGGTGAAGGATTATCTTCTTGGCTTTATGATGATGAAGCATCTTTAACATGGAAAGGGGTAAGGTCTAAATACCAAAGTACTCTGGGACTTGTAAAGAGTATTGATCTCTCAAGCAATAAGTTGACTGGGGAGATTCCTAGTGAAATCACTGATCTTGTTGGTTTGGTCTCTTTAAACCTGTCGAGAAACCAATTAACAGGTCAAATACCTTCAAGGATTGGAATGTTGCAGGAGTTAGATTCCCTTGATTTATCAAGAAACCATATTAACGGCAGAATTCCCAACAGTCTATCTCGAATAGATCGTATTGGTTACTTGGACTTGTTAGAAAACGAATTGTCTGGAAAAATTCCAATAGGCACCCAGCTCCAAAGCTTTGGTCCATCTTCTTATGGTGGAAATCCTCTACTTTGTGGATTGCCACTCCTAAGGACATGCAATGAGGAGGAAAAAGGTCCAGGACAAACTGTGTTGGTGAATCAAGAAGATAAAGATGGGCTCATAACGCAAGGATTTTACATCAGCTTGGGGCTTGGGTTTGCTGTTGGATTTTGGGGAGTTTTTGGCACTCTTCTATTCAACAGGTCATGCAGATATACATACTTCAATTTCTGGACTTGTTTCACAAATTGGCTGTACGTGAAGGTAGAAATCATCAGGCAAAGGATGCCTAATACTAGATAA